The Luteolibacter arcticus genome has a window encoding:
- a CDS encoding DUF3150 domain-containing protein, giving the protein MSQQYNLPLLEAVCRRGVLCATSIRFWRGCKRLNAEDLGLDPAHVSDRLIQLGHKRLIPREALSAFSLIESRAHALVESGSFPFLGGIARFVPNPRLAALVDGLDKLRDEFRDATLDFVAGYGPLRDRAMEEWREAARHLNGSAEALLITIEQSFPPAGDIAKRFGFDTRMFQVAAPESLRLEVSESIDQMEIADQRRRVAEDAGRRLQADLDGFIRESVTTLREETARLASDVLATIDGSEGGVHQRTLNRLTTFIDSFRTLNFAGDQQLETTLERFREQLLTRSAEDYRNDSTAMQSLTEGLNRLRDNAVAMVRTEGRDVLTRFGQLGGRKLAVAS; this is encoded by the coding sequence AGCCGTGTGCAGACGCGGCGTCCTGTGCGCCACTTCGATCCGATTCTGGAGGGGCTGCAAACGCCTTAATGCCGAAGACCTCGGCCTCGATCCCGCCCACGTCTCCGACCGGCTGATCCAGCTTGGTCACAAGCGCCTCATCCCGCGCGAGGCCTTGTCTGCATTCTCGCTGATCGAGTCGCGCGCGCATGCCCTCGTTGAAAGTGGTAGCTTTCCCTTCTTGGGAGGCATTGCACGCTTCGTCCCGAACCCCCGGCTCGCCGCCCTGGTCGACGGTCTCGACAAGCTGCGCGACGAGTTCCGCGATGCCACCCTCGACTTCGTGGCTGGTTACGGCCCGCTGCGGGACAGGGCGATGGAGGAATGGCGTGAAGCCGCCCGTCACCTCAATGGAAGCGCCGAGGCCCTGCTCATTACCATCGAACAATCGTTCCCGCCGGCAGGCGACATCGCGAAGCGCTTTGGCTTCGACACCCGGATGTTCCAAGTCGCGGCTCCCGAGAGCCTGCGCCTTGAGGTGTCCGAGTCCATCGATCAGATGGAAATCGCGGACCAGCGCCGCCGCGTCGCGGAGGATGCCGGACGTCGTCTTCAAGCTGATCTTGATGGCTTCATCAGGGAGTCCGTCACCACGCTCCGGGAGGAAACCGCCCGGCTTGCCTCCGACGTGCTCGCCACCATCGACGGCAGCGAGGGCGGCGTCCACCAGCGCACCCTCAACCGGCTCACAACGTTCATCGACAGCTTCCGCACGCTGAACTTCGCCGGCGACCAGCAGTTGGAGACCACCCTCGAACGCTTCCGCGAGCAGCTGCTCACCCGGAGCGCCGAGGACTACCGCAACGACAGCACCGCGATGCAAAGCCTCACCGAGGGCCTGAACCGTCTCCGCGACAACGCGGTGGCGATGGTCCGCACAGAAGGTCGCGACGTGCTCACACGCTTTGGCCAGCTCGGCGGGCGCAAGCTCGCGGTCGCTAGCTGA
- a CDS encoding DUF1257 domain-containing protein produces MSHFTTVKTEVRDLDALRDACTELDVVLESGIMCRGYAGINRNSHHVVRLKGPYDIAVDPSGEDGGSYALTTDWWGGHVEREVGAGFGRLLQSYGVQKTIREARTRGLRFSRQIEPDGCVLLTLEGGSL; encoded by the coding sequence ATGTCACACTTCACCACCGTTAAAACCGAGGTTCGTGACCTCGACGCACTCCGCGACGCCTGCACCGAACTCGATGTCGTGCTTGAGTCCGGCATCATGTGCCGCGGCTATGCTGGCATCAACCGGAACTCCCACCATGTGGTGCGGCTAAAAGGCCCCTACGACATCGCTGTCGATCCCTCCGGTGAAGATGGAGGATCCTATGCACTCACCACCGACTGGTGGGGTGGCCACGTGGAACGCGAAGTTGGCGCTGGCTTCGGTCGTCTCCTGCAATCCTACGGAGTGCAGAAAACGATCCGGGAGGCACGCACCCGGGGCCTTCGCTTCAGCCGTCAGATCGAGCCGGACGGCTGCGTCCTGCTTACCTTGGAAGGAGGTTCGTTGTGA
- a CDS encoding DUF2997 domain-containing protein, producing the protein MIRRILVRVSPTGDIQVEAEGFQGKGCEVATREIEQALGKRTGRTLKPEHRHGGVSVQQQQTLGES; encoded by the coding sequence GTGATCCGTCGCATCTTGGTCCGGGTGTCGCCGACCGGTGATATCCAGGTGGAAGCGGAAGGCTTCCAAGGCAAAGGCTGCGAGGTCGCTACTCGGGAGATCGAGCAGGCGCTTGGCAAACGCACCGGCCGGACGCTCAAGCCCGAACACCGGCACGGCGGCGTCTCCGTCCAGCAGCAACAAACCCTGGGTGAGTCATGA
- a CDS encoding AAA family ATPase — protein MNLITYLRAGYPGLVLVTPEEARAEAELAAACAELNRQLHAWSSTDGLVDVQSGRATPCPDPLEALMHVEMLFRQEGQRYVVMLRDLQMHLDQNDPMLVRRLKDLLRLAKGAGHALVPTGCRFKLPPELEHELAVIDLDLPDITKLGDVLDGILRSADRSTVEEGIREDVLHSALGLTTVEAENAFALSLIESGQVDPSLVAREKARALKRGGLVEVIEARPNLDDIGGLDELKRWLSQRRPAFGASARDYGLPVPKGLLIVGIPGTGKSLTAKATASVLQLPLLRLDMGRVFGGIVGQSEANLRSVIRTAEAIAPCVLWIDEIEKGFGGSSGSGSSDGGTSSRVFGSFLSWMQEKEKPVFVVATANDVSQLPPEFLRKGRFDEMFFVDLPDTEERRAIWEIVIARHRRDPMSQNLADLAEASDGFTGAEIEGSYREALHEAFAENREPTAADICSAIAATTPVSKLMEERIEALRRWSKGRAREAGVSLTKPAPTTARPSRRVQSLN, from the coding sequence ATGAATTTGATCACCTACCTCCGTGCCGGTTATCCCGGCCTTGTCCTCGTCACACCGGAAGAAGCACGCGCCGAAGCCGAACTCGCCGCCGCCTGTGCCGAACTCAATCGCCAACTCCACGCCTGGTCGTCCACCGACGGCCTCGTCGATGTGCAATCTGGGCGCGCCACCCCGTGCCCGGATCCGCTGGAAGCTCTCATGCACGTTGAAATGCTCTTCCGCCAGGAAGGCCAACGCTATGTCGTCATGCTACGCGACCTGCAAATGCACCTCGACCAGAACGACCCTATGCTCGTCCGCCGACTGAAGGATCTCCTTCGTCTTGCCAAGGGTGCCGGTCACGCGCTGGTCCCCACCGGTTGCCGCTTCAAACTGCCGCCGGAACTCGAACACGAATTGGCCGTCATCGACCTCGACCTGCCTGACATCACCAAGCTAGGGGACGTGCTCGACGGCATTCTCCGCTCCGCCGACCGATCGACCGTTGAAGAAGGAATCCGCGAAGATGTCCTGCACTCCGCCCTTGGACTCACCACCGTGGAAGCCGAGAACGCCTTCGCACTCTCCCTGATCGAATCCGGCCAGGTCGATCCGAGCTTGGTCGCACGCGAGAAAGCACGCGCCCTGAAACGCGGCGGTCTCGTCGAAGTGATTGAGGCCAGGCCGAACCTCGACGACATCGGCGGGCTCGATGAGCTCAAGCGGTGGCTCTCCCAACGTCGTCCCGCTTTCGGTGCTTCCGCCCGTGACTATGGGCTGCCGGTACCGAAAGGGTTGCTGATCGTCGGCATCCCCGGGACAGGCAAGAGCCTAACCGCCAAGGCCACCGCAAGCGTCTTGCAACTCCCGTTGCTGCGGCTCGACATGGGCCGGGTGTTCGGCGGCATCGTCGGCCAGAGCGAGGCCAACCTCCGCTCCGTAATCCGAACTGCCGAGGCTATCGCCCCGTGCGTCCTGTGGATAGACGAGATCGAAAAAGGCTTCGGCGGAAGTAGTGGCAGCGGAAGCTCCGACGGCGGCACCTCGTCCCGGGTCTTCGGCAGCTTCTTGTCCTGGATGCAGGAGAAGGAGAAGCCGGTTTTCGTGGTGGCCACGGCCAATGACGTGAGCCAGCTCCCGCCAGAGTTCCTGCGCAAGGGCCGCTTCGACGAAATGTTCTTCGTCGACCTGCCCGATACGGAAGAGCGCAGGGCCATCTGGGAAATCGTTATTGCCCGGCACCGACGCGATCCGATGTCCCAGAACCTCGCCGACCTAGCCGAGGCATCAGACGGCTTCACGGGCGCGGAGATCGAAGGCTCGTATCGCGAGGCCCTACACGAAGCATTTGCAGAAAACCGGGAGCCAACTGCCGCGGACATTTGCTCCGCCATCGCCGCCACCACCCCGGTGTCGAAATTGATGGAGGAGCGGATCGAGGCGTTGCGGAGGTGGTCGAAAGGACGCGCCCGCGAAGCAGGAGTATCACTCACGAAGCCGGCACCCACGACAGCTCGGCCGTCCCGCCGGGTCCAGTCGCTGAACTGA
- a CDS encoding WGR domain-containing protein, with amino-acid sequence MPTTLYYREGGSDKVYQTDIEPAGDGFVVTFAYGRRGATLQTGTKTTKSVSRQEAESIAAKLIASKLAKGYTPAEDGTPYHATGNEGRDSGVRPQLLNPVEECDLARLLGDTRHVLQEKHDGKRMLVRKLGKDVHGINRRGLIVALPQPIAEAALCIPVDFLIDGEAVGDVLHAFDLLQVKGNDVRDRAYLDRFAGLLRLLDAMSAIRPVSTVVEPKDKQAMFDTLRSTGAEGVVFKDMDSHFKPGRPYSGGPHLKCKFVTSASFIVGAINKRRSVALVLLDGDKRVPAGNVTIPPDHDIPQPGEIVEVRFLYAFPESGCIYQPVYRGRRDDIDPADCHVRQLKYKDQGVAA; translated from the coding sequence ATGCCCACTACACTGTACTACCGCGAGGGAGGCTCCGACAAAGTCTATCAGACGGACATCGAACCCGCCGGCGATGGCTTCGTCGTCACCTTCGCCTACGGCCGGCGCGGAGCCACGCTCCAGACCGGCACCAAGACCACCAAGTCCGTTAGCCGGCAAGAAGCCGAATCGATCGCCGCGAAGCTCATCGCTTCCAAGCTCGCCAAGGGTTACACGCCGGCCGAGGACGGCACGCCCTACCACGCGACCGGCAACGAGGGCCGTGACAGCGGAGTCCGCCCGCAACTCCTCAACCCGGTGGAGGAATGCGATCTGGCTCGGCTGCTCGGCGACACCCGCCACGTCCTCCAGGAAAAGCACGACGGAAAGCGAATGCTCGTCCGCAAGCTAGGCAAGGACGTCCACGGCATCAACCGCCGCGGCCTCATTGTCGCGCTGCCGCAGCCGATCGCCGAGGCAGCTCTCTGCATCCCGGTTGACTTCCTGATCGATGGCGAGGCTGTGGGCGATGTCCTCCACGCCTTCGATTTGCTTCAGGTGAAAGGAAACGATGTCCGGGATCGCGCATACCTGGACCGCTTCGCGGGCCTGCTCCGCCTGCTCGATGCCATGAGCGCGATCCGGCCGGTCAGCACCGTCGTCGAACCGAAAGACAAGCAGGCGATGTTCGATACCCTTCGCTCCACCGGAGCCGAAGGCGTCGTCTTCAAGGACATGGACAGCCACTTCAAACCGGGCCGTCCATACTCGGGCGGTCCTCATTTGAAGTGTAAGTTTGTCACCAGCGCCTCCTTCATCGTCGGCGCCATCAACAAGCGTCGCAGCGTCGCGCTCGTTCTCCTCGACGGGGACAAGCGGGTGCCCGCCGGCAACGTCACGATCCCGCCCGACCACGACATTCCGCAACCGGGCGAAATCGTGGAAGTGAGGTTCCTATATGCCTTTCCCGAAAGCGGCTGCATCTACCAACCGGTCTATCGAGGCAGGCGCGACGATATCGACCCCGCCGACTGCCACGTCCGGCAGCTCAAGTACAAGGACCAGGGCGTCGCCGCCTGA
- a CDS encoding beta strand repeat-containing protein — protein MKIHRLYHAVAGVLILVSPEAAAATLEAYLPLDGTLDAGTGTSIQGTAIGTNGTPGDNFTTGKFGQAASFTNTNTTATTPNDWAVTLGNLDTIYASSFTISIWVQTTTVGFTADKGFFGNKNWTSGANVGWTLSTASTTGGGGRVNWNTSGGTRKDPNIAFNNGNWNQIVVVFDRETNEVERFLNGASIGKTTAAFSSAGAGSLAAAFPTLIGGSGNGTYSAGSVRLDDAAIFSGKLSASQIIYLYNGGTGRTADQFDAAPVSKNLTWSGLAGSEWSTNAIPGAKNWVLTSDGVTAANFANSDAVLFDDVATGTTVDISNGNVSPIALSFQNTAKNFTVTGSNGIVGNLVLLKSGMGALTLANPNFHVGKTLLNEGSLMIGHELALQNSTLEAVFGASTHAFGPITAATLGGLAGNADLVLEGSNAQALSLTVGGNNANTVFGGQLSGDGSLTKAGTGRLSLTFDNTFTGGITVANGSLRAQAGTAFPAGTITSTGGVIEFGIASSSETVISNPFVLPVTGTGNLRMFSVFGSGGLAPTPGTAIRLTGKISGGVATRSFQFSDTGVGGEHDNILIFDNATNDFTGTVNLNRGTIAFTSDAALGDPENDILHFSENLLGKIRFDADNIVLNAQRAVNLPSTENNRPFDTQGFTSTIAGPVSGTGIFVKQGVGTLILNSPSSTLTGPVMISEGTLQVDGVIPTSAGAVTVVAGATLAGSGTVQRSVTVNGGTLSPGSSVGALQGLVTLTLGASSSFDFEVSDWTGAVGTGYDTVTADAVTVTATDVSPVTVSITPQTLANFSDTQKTFTLVATTGGISGFTPGAFVVDASALPAATAFVWSVQVQGNNLVLVYGEASGTPFESWVASKGLTGPAADFDADPDFDGITNGIEFVIGGQPNPANPNADSAALLPTATTDATHLRFVFRRSDLSDPAKSAVHYDTDLAGAWTPAQHGSNGVVVTPTNDIEPGIDSVEVAIPRALAPGGKLFARLVVTE, from the coding sequence ATGAAAATTCACCGCCTATACCATGCCGTCGCCGGCGTCCTGATTCTTGTAAGCCCGGAGGCTGCTGCCGCCACGCTCGAAGCCTACCTCCCGCTCGATGGAACCCTCGACGCCGGCACCGGCACGAGCATCCAAGGCACTGCCATCGGAACCAACGGCACGCCCGGCGACAACTTCACCACCGGGAAGTTCGGCCAAGCCGCGTCCTTTACGAACACCAACACCACCGCCACGACGCCGAACGACTGGGCGGTGACGCTGGGCAATCTCGACACGATCTACGCGTCGAGCTTCACGATCTCGATTTGGGTCCAGACCACGACCGTCGGCTTCACCGCGGACAAGGGGTTCTTCGGAAACAAGAACTGGACCAGCGGCGCAAACGTCGGTTGGACGCTTAGCACGGCCAGCACCACCGGCGGAGGTGGCCGGGTCAATTGGAACACCAGCGGTGGCACCCGTAAGGATCCGAACATCGCCTTCAACAACGGAAACTGGAACCAGATTGTCGTCGTGTTCGACCGCGAGACCAATGAGGTCGAGCGCTTCCTCAACGGCGCGAGCATCGGCAAGACCACCGCGGCTTTCAGCAGTGCCGGCGCCGGCAGCTTGGCCGCGGCGTTTCCGACGCTCATTGGCGGCAGCGGCAATGGCACCTACAGCGCAGGCTCAGTCCGCCTCGATGACGCCGCGATTTTCAGCGGAAAGCTCAGCGCCTCTCAGATCATTTACCTTTACAATGGCGGCACCGGCCGCACTGCGGACCAGTTCGACGCTGCCCCTGTTTCGAAGAATCTCACTTGGAGCGGACTGGCAGGTTCCGAATGGAGTACTAATGCCATTCCCGGCGCGAAAAACTGGGTGCTCACTTCCGACGGCGTCACCGCGGCCAACTTCGCGAACTCGGACGCGGTGCTGTTCGACGACGTTGCCACCGGGACCACAGTTGATATCAGCAACGGCAATGTCTCTCCGATCGCGCTGAGTTTCCAGAACACCGCGAAGAATTTCACGGTCACGGGAAGCAATGGCATCGTCGGCAATCTCGTATTGCTGAAGTCGGGCATGGGCGCGCTCACGCTGGCCAATCCGAATTTCCATGTTGGCAAGACGCTCTTGAACGAGGGCTCGCTGATGATCGGCCACGAATTGGCGCTTCAGAATAGCACGCTGGAAGCCGTTTTTGGAGCGTCCACCCATGCCTTCGGTCCGATCACGGCCGCCACGCTGGGCGGACTTGCGGGGAATGCTGATCTCGTGCTGGAAGGCAGTAATGCACAAGCCCTATCGCTGACGGTTGGCGGAAACAACGCCAATACCGTATTCGGCGGGCAGTTAAGCGGCGACGGTTCGCTGACCAAGGCCGGAACCGGCCGCCTGTCGCTCACCTTTGACAACACTTTCACCGGTGGCATCACCGTGGCGAATGGCTCCCTGCGGGCGCAGGCTGGCACCGCCTTCCCGGCCGGCACCATCACCAGCACCGGCGGTGTGATCGAATTCGGTATCGCGAGTAGCAGCGAGACGGTGATTTCGAATCCGTTCGTGCTGCCCGTGACGGGCACTGGGAATCTGCGCATGTTCAGCGTCTTCGGCTCGGGCGGATTGGCTCCGACGCCAGGCACAGCCATCCGGCTCACCGGGAAAATCAGCGGTGGCGTCGCGACCCGCTCGTTCCAGTTCTCCGACACTGGTGTCGGTGGTGAACACGACAACATCCTGATCTTTGACAATGCGACCAATGATTTCACCGGGACAGTCAATCTGAACCGCGGGACTATCGCTTTCACCAGCGACGCTGCCTTGGGCGATCCGGAAAACGACATCCTCCACTTCTCCGAAAACCTTCTCGGCAAGATCCGCTTCGATGCCGACAACATCGTTCTCAATGCGCAGCGTGCCGTGAATCTGCCGAGTACCGAGAACAACCGGCCCTTCGACACGCAGGGCTTCACCAGCACCATCGCCGGACCGGTCTCAGGCACCGGCATCTTCGTTAAACAAGGTGTGGGCACGCTGATTCTGAACTCGCCGTCCAGCACGTTAACGGGCCCGGTTATGATCTCGGAAGGCACTCTCCAGGTCGATGGCGTGATCCCCACCTCCGCCGGCGCGGTCACCGTGGTCGCCGGTGCGACCCTGGCAGGCAGCGGCACTGTACAACGAAGTGTAACGGTCAATGGCGGCACGCTCTCGCCCGGCTCCAGCGTGGGTGCGTTGCAAGGCCTGGTCACCCTGACGCTCGGCGCGTCCTCCTCCTTCGACTTCGAGGTGTCCGATTGGACCGGCGCTGTGGGCACTGGCTACGATACGGTCACCGCAGATGCCGTGACCGTCACCGCGACTGATGTTTCGCCGGTCACCGTCTCTATCACCCCGCAGACGCTCGCGAATTTCAGCGACACGCAGAAGACCTTCACGCTGGTCGCCACTACCGGCGGCATCAGCGGCTTCACACCCGGAGCCTTCGTGGTCGATGCCAGCGCGCTGCCCGCGGCCACCGCCTTCGTGTGGTCGGTGCAGGTGCAGGGAAACAACCTCGTGCTGGTCTATGGCGAGGCATCCGGCACGCCGTTTGAGAGCTGGGTGGCGTCCAAAGGACTGACCGGCCCGGCCGCCGACTTCGACGCCGACCCCGACTTCGACGGCATCACCAACGGCATCGAGTTCGTCATCGGCGGCCAACCGAATCCCGCCAATCCGAACGCCGACTCCGCCGCGCTGCTGCCGACGGCGACGACCGATGCCACCCACCTGCGTTTCGTTTTCCGCCGCAGCGATCTGTCCGACCCGGCCAAGTCGGCGGTGCACTATGACACCGATCTGGCCGGTGCCTGGACTCCGGCCCAGCACGGCAGCAATGGCGTGGTGGTCACGCCGACCAACGACATCGAGCCCGGCATCGACTCCGTGGAAGTGGCGATCCCGCGCGCCCTAGCACCCGGCGGCAAGCTCTTCGCGCGGCTCGTTGTGACCGAGTGA
- a CDS encoding MFS transporter: MQTTRPNPIPESPAATSPPVSLQTRMVLLSYLAYFFYYFTRKHLGVVTPAMVESGFSDTTIGWVQTAYGVCYATGQFLSGALGDRLGPRIALTAGMILSGIATLAFGIFPFMGVLAVCLSINGLFQSTGWPNACKVVSQWVGFRHRGRVMGVWMTCYIFGSMVANLVAGYVLGKFGWREVFLVTGIAVIVVGIAQGLFLINRPEDRGHRLERRASNASGASAKGGFMLMIRQPSILLLGVCYTGLKFVRYTFFAWSPYYLASKVGMANDSAAYVSNGFEVGGILGLAAGGWVGDRYFADNRVRLALVALLGMIAAVLLYRVISADGGIWGNAAGLAAIGFFLYIADSIVSGTAAQDIGGAESTASAAGIINGIGSTAQLFAGIVPIWLKNTWGWDAVFVSFIVLAVFSSLAVLPVARQRSLSKA; this comes from the coding sequence ATGCAAACGACGAGGCCCAATCCCATCCCCGAAAGCCCCGCCGCCACCTCGCCGCCCGTCTCGCTGCAGACGCGGATGGTGCTGCTGTCCTACCTCGCCTACTTCTTCTACTACTTTACCCGCAAGCACCTCGGCGTCGTCACGCCAGCCATGGTGGAGAGCGGTTTTTCCGACACGACCATCGGCTGGGTGCAGACGGCCTACGGCGTGTGCTACGCCACCGGCCAATTCCTCAGCGGCGCGCTCGGCGACCGTCTAGGCCCGCGCATTGCACTGACCGCGGGAATGATCCTTTCGGGCATCGCGACCCTTGCATTCGGAATCTTTCCCTTCATGGGCGTGCTGGCCGTCTGCCTTTCGATCAACGGCCTTTTTCAATCCACCGGCTGGCCGAATGCCTGCAAAGTCGTATCGCAATGGGTGGGCTTCCGCCATCGCGGCCGGGTGATGGGCGTGTGGATGACCTGCTACATCTTCGGCAGCATGGTCGCCAACCTGGTGGCGGGCTACGTGCTCGGGAAGTTCGGCTGGCGGGAGGTTTTCCTCGTCACCGGCATCGCGGTGATCGTCGTGGGCATCGCGCAAGGCTTGTTCCTGATCAACCGGCCGGAGGACCGCGGCCATCGTCTCGAGCGGCGTGCCTCCAATGCTTCCGGTGCTTCGGCGAAGGGTGGCTTCATGCTGATGATCCGCCAGCCGTCGATTCTGCTGTTAGGGGTCTGCTACACCGGATTGAAGTTCGTCCGATACACCTTCTTCGCCTGGAGTCCCTACTACCTCGCCAGCAAGGTGGGCATGGCCAACGACTCGGCTGCTTACGTGTCGAACGGCTTCGAAGTCGGCGGCATCCTCGGTCTCGCGGCCGGCGGCTGGGTCGGCGACCGCTACTTTGCGGACAACCGCGTGCGCCTCGCGCTGGTGGCTTTGTTGGGGATGATCGCCGCGGTCCTGCTCTACCGCGTGATCAGCGCGGACGGCGGCATCTGGGGAAATGCTGCCGGCCTCGCCGCGATCGGCTTCTTCCTCTACATCGCGGACTCCATCGTTTCCGGCACCGCGGCGCAGGACATCGGAGGAGCGGAGAGCACGGCGTCGGCGGCTGGCATCATCAACGGCATTGGATCCACCGCTCAGCTCTTCGCCGGCATCGTGCCAATCTGGCTGAAGAACACCTGGGGTTGGGACGCGGTGTTTGTGTCGTTCATAGTGCTCGCGGTGTTCTCGTCCCTGGCGGTGTTGCCGGTGGCTCGGCAGCGGAGTCTCTCCAAGGCTTAG
- a CDS encoding aldehyde dehydrogenase family protein — MAWSPVHLPSYVAGEAVTTGRALEVRYPWDDSLTGSASLIGPEHLESAITTALAFPNELLTRRDRHDILRRAAVLLAERRDEFAALITRETGLAIREAKYETTRSSDVLDFAAMEALRDDGRIFSCDITPNGRPRKVFTSRYPVKLVGAITPFNHPLNQVVHKLAPAIAAGAPVLLKPSDRTPLTALKFAEVLYEAGLPGPMLSLFVGGIDDIVTPMITDDRVEIVTFTGSVEIGKSIARTCGYKRICLELGGNSPLIVLEDADLDLAAKLAAEGSFRNSGQRCTAVKRILVQESILDAFTARFVDLVRREYPGGDPEDPATVVGTVIHAPAAVELQRRVEAAVAMGAKVLLGNGRRGALLEPTIIANVPREAEMVACESFGPLAPIIPIRDLDDAISYYNAGPFGLSGGVVTNDLSLAMKACKELRAGTTNINEVPGYRLELTPFGGTRDSGLGVKEGVVEAIKFFTHEKTWSLPW; from the coding sequence ATGGCTTGGTCACCCGTCCACCTTCCTTCCTACGTCGCCGGCGAAGCGGTGACCACCGGCCGCGCGCTGGAGGTCCGCTATCCGTGGGATGACTCGCTCACCGGCAGCGCCTCGCTGATCGGACCGGAGCATCTCGAAAGCGCGATCACTACGGCGCTTGCCTTTCCGAACGAGTTGCTGACCCGCCGTGACCGCCACGACATCCTGCGCCGCGCCGCGGTTCTGTTGGCCGAGCGGCGTGACGAGTTCGCCGCACTGATCACCCGCGAGACCGGTCTGGCGATCCGCGAGGCGAAATACGAGACCACCCGTAGTTCCGACGTGCTCGACTTCGCCGCGATGGAAGCGCTGCGCGACGACGGCCGGATCTTTTCCTGCGACATCACGCCGAACGGCCGTCCAAGGAAAGTCTTCACCTCGCGCTACCCGGTGAAGCTGGTCGGTGCGATCACGCCATTTAACCACCCGCTCAATCAGGTCGTCCACAAGCTCGCGCCGGCCATCGCGGCGGGAGCGCCGGTGTTGCTGAAGCCCTCCGATCGCACGCCGCTCACCGCGCTGAAGTTCGCCGAAGTGCTCTACGAAGCCGGGCTGCCGGGCCCGATGCTGAGCCTCTTCGTCGGCGGTATCGACGACATCGTCACGCCGATGATCACCGACGACCGCGTGGAAATCGTCACCTTCACCGGCTCGGTGGAAATCGGGAAAAGCATCGCCCGCACCTGCGGCTATAAGCGGATCTGCCTCGAACTCGGCGGCAACTCGCCGCTGATCGTGCTGGAGGACGCGGATCTCGACCTCGCCGCGAAACTTGCCGCCGAAGGCTCGTTCCGGAACTCCGGCCAGCGCTGCACCGCGGTGAAGCGCATCCTCGTTCAGGAGAGCATCCTCGACGCCTTCACGGCGCGCTTCGTCGATCTCGTCCGCCGCGAGTATCCCGGTGGCGACCCGGAGGATCCGGCCACGGTCGTTGGTACCGTGATCCACGCGCCCGCCGCGGTGGAACTCCAGCGCCGCGTCGAAGCGGCGGTCGCCATGGGTGCGAAAGTCCTTCTCGGCAACGGACGGCGCGGGGCTTTGTTAGAGCCGACCATCATCGCCAACGTCCCGCGCGAGGCGGAGATGGTCGCCTGCGAAAGCTTCGGCCCGCTGGCCCCCATCATCCCGATCCGCGATCTCGATGACGCGATCTCCTACTACAATGCCGGCCCCTTCGGCCTGAGTGGCGGAGTCGTCACCAATGATCTCTCGCTCGCGATGAAAGCTTGTAAGGAACTGCGCGCCGGTACGACGAACATCAACGAGGTCCCCGGCTATAGGCTGGAGCTGACGCCCTTCGGTGGCACCCGCGATTCCGGGCTGGGGGTGAAAGAGGGAGTGGTCGAGGCGATCAAGTTCTTCACCCACGAAAAGACTTGGTCGCTGCCCTGGTAA